A single Mangrovimonas sp. YM274 DNA region contains:
- a CDS encoding glycosyltransferase translates to MKLAIISHTEHYTADDGRIVGWGPTVTELNHLLEVFEEIWHVAMWHDGSAPKSALPYEPYKIHFVPIPTVGGYGLGAKLSILWQAPKTLAIIRQTLKQVDCFQFRAPTGIGVYVLPFLSWYRQKPGWFKYAGNWNQDKPPLGYRWQRWWLKQQTRTVTVNGHWPKQPKHCLSFENPCLTQEELKEGLLWSGNRSIPRRWTFCYVGRIEDAKGVGRILEALKTLEPNYRSRIACVHLVGEGKSLDAYRLQANDCEIPILFHGALSRKEVFGIYKESDVFLMPTTASEGFPKVIAEAMNFGCIPMVSQVSAITQYVEDQKHGWILENVEMASLHSALKDMMSLSSETYLDYVSECHEQVGPFSFKYYNDRIRSISAGFIK, encoded by the coding sequence ACGGCCGTATTGTTGGTTGGGGACCTACGGTAACAGAACTCAATCATTTATTAGAAGTTTTTGAAGAAATTTGGCATGTGGCTATGTGGCACGATGGGAGCGCTCCTAAGAGTGCGTTGCCTTATGAGCCCTACAAGATCCATTTTGTACCCATACCAACGGTAGGAGGCTACGGGCTTGGAGCTAAATTGAGCATCTTATGGCAAGCCCCAAAAACATTGGCTATCATACGGCAAACACTCAAACAGGTAGATTGTTTCCAGTTTCGGGCACCTACGGGTATTGGTGTATATGTTTTGCCTTTCCTAAGTTGGTATCGCCAAAAACCTGGTTGGTTTAAATATGCAGGAAACTGGAATCAAGACAAACCACCGTTGGGGTATCGATGGCAGCGTTGGTGGCTCAAACAACAGACGAGGACAGTAACGGTTAACGGTCATTGGCCGAAACAACCAAAGCATTGTTTAAGCTTTGAAAACCCGTGTTTGACACAAGAGGAATTGAAGGAGGGACTTTTATGGAGTGGTAATCGGAGCATACCAAGACGTTGGACTTTTTGTTATGTAGGACGAATTGAAGACGCTAAAGGCGTTGGACGTATCCTTGAGGCTTTAAAAACTTTAGAACCCAACTATCGATCACGGATAGCATGTGTGCATTTGGTTGGAGAAGGTAAGTCTTTGGATGCATATAGGTTGCAAGCAAATGATTGCGAAATTCCTATACTATTTCACGGCGCTTTGAGCCGAAAGGAGGTTTTCGGCATATATAAGGAGAGTGATGTATTTTTAATGCCTACGACCGCATCTGAAGGGTTTCCTAAAGTAATTGCTGAAGCTATGAATTTTGGGTGTATACCCATGGTATCTCAAGTTTCGGCCATCACCCAATATGTGGAAGACCAAAAACATGGATGGATTTTGGAGAACGTTGAAATGGCTTCTCTTCATAGCGCGCTTAAGGATATGATGTCTCTTAGTTCAGAAACTTATCTTGACTATGTTTCCGAATGCCATGAACAGGTAGGTCCTTTTTCCTTTAAATATTATAATGATCGAATTCGTTCAATTTCGGCAGGATTTATAAAATAG
- a CDS encoding O-antigen ligase — protein MQPNSQSKYITQILIHMGMGVLVFLFEPISKVYFIGALCYLTWQIIMGPKKDTTVNVFLACSYFVGAEVFFRMTKGGLSYEASKYLVIVFTVMGMFYKGISGKGYPYFMYLILLVPAIVVASITLTFNANFRTNVAFVLSGPVCLGIAALFCYDRKVSHKQILDMLLYMLLPLVTTTTYLFLYNPSIKDTLSGTASNAASSGGFGPNQVATVLGLGMSILVVRLFLQSPNLLLKFLNIGLLSAMSFRAIVTFSRGGIFAAIIVVGAFLWTLFFRSSLKQKNQILGSFVLLVVGIGITWMISSVQTYGLIDKRYANQDALGREKGDISTGRLDLFMEEVDGFLESPFLGIGASRTKNKRVEESGHHLPSHNEVGRLLAEHGFLGIIILMILSFTPLAYRGKNSRNLFFWAFLCFWFATINHSGMRIAAPSFIYALSLLNVTYEKRPLHRKQLKQSTY, from the coding sequence GTGCAACCGAATAGCCAATCCAAATATATCACGCAGATCCTGATCCATATGGGAATGGGTGTATTGGTGTTTTTGTTTGAGCCTATCTCTAAGGTGTATTTTATTGGTGCCTTATGCTATCTGACTTGGCAAATTATTATGGGCCCAAAAAAGGATACCACTGTAAATGTGTTTTTGGCCTGTTCCTATTTTGTTGGTGCGGAAGTGTTTTTTAGAATGACTAAAGGAGGACTGTCCTATGAAGCTTCTAAATATTTAGTGATTGTTTTTACTGTTATGGGCATGTTTTATAAAGGTATTTCAGGAAAAGGCTACCCTTATTTTATGTATTTGATTTTATTGGTGCCCGCTATTGTTGTAGCTTCCATAACCTTAACGTTTAATGCAAATTTTCGTACCAATGTAGCTTTTGTGTTAAGTGGCCCAGTTTGTTTGGGCATTGCTGCTTTATTCTGTTACGATAGGAAGGTATCCCATAAACAGATACTGGATATGTTACTTTATATGTTATTACCCTTGGTCACTACTACAACCTATCTGTTTTTATATAACCCAAGTATTAAGGATACGCTATCAGGGACCGCTTCCAATGCTGCCAGCTCAGGGGGATTTGGTCCCAATCAGGTGGCTACCGTTTTAGGCTTGGGCATGAGTATTTTAGTGGTGCGTTTATTTTTACAATCCCCTAATCTTTTATTAAAGTTCTTAAATATTGGGTTGCTGAGCGCCATGAGTTTTAGAGCTATTGTGACCTTTAGTCGAGGTGGGATTTTTGCCGCTATTATTGTGGTTGGCGCTTTTTTATGGACCTTATTCTTTAGGTCTTCACTGAAACAAAAAAATCAAATTTTGGGTTCTTTTGTTCTTTTAGTAGTTGGGATTGGTATTACTTGGATGATTAGTTCGGTGCAAACTTATGGGCTCATTGATAAGCGTTATGCAAATCAGGACGCTTTGGGGCGTGAGAAAGGTGATATTTCAACAGGGCGTTTAGATTTATTTATGGAAGAAGTGGATGGTTTTTTGGAGAGCCCTTTTTTGGGGATTGGAGCCAGTAGAACCAAAAATAAACGTGTGGAAGAAAGCGGTCATCATTTGCCTTCCCATAATGAAGTGGGACGACTCCTAGCGGAGCATGGTTTTTTGGGGATTATTATATTAATGATATTGAGTTTTACCCCATTAGCCTATCGAGGCAAAAATTCAAGGAATTTGTTTTTTTGGGCTTTTTTGTGCTTTTGGTTTGCTACCATCAATCATTCTGGGATGCGCATAGCTGCTCCATCCTTTATCTATGCCCTTAGTCTTTTAAATGTGACATATGAGAAACGTCCTTTACATAGGAAACAACTTAAGCAATCGACATACTAA
- a CDS encoding glycosyltransferase family 4 protein, with amino-acid sequence MRNVLYIGNNLSNRHTNLSSIHVLGKLLEEEGYTLRYASSYNNKLFRLLDMLWQCGRLAKRMDVVLIDTYSTHNFYYALLVSQLCRVLQLPYIPSLNGGNLPARLARNPKLCAMIFKNAHYNVSPSSYLQDAFAKQGYDNVVHIPNSIKLEEYPVSKRRYDTIRLLWVRSFSKIYNPQLAVNVLKRLKQKGYDASLCMVGPDSDGSLESVKLLAKDLNLDVRFTGKLTKMEWTQLAKEYNVFINTTNFDNTPVSVIEAMALGLPIVSTDVGGMPYLINHGVSGLLVPPNDVYAMVGAIEQVYGHSTLREDLVRNARTVVAEFDWEMVKQRWNAVLQP; translated from the coding sequence ATGAGAAACGTCCTTTACATAGGAAACAACTTAAGCAATCGACATACTAATCTGTCCTCTATTCATGTTTTGGGTAAACTTTTGGAAGAGGAAGGGTATACCCTACGTTATGCATCCTCCTATAATAACAAATTATTTCGTTTATTAGATATGTTATGGCAATGTGGGCGTCTTGCCAAGCGTATGGATGTGGTTCTTATTGACACCTACAGCACCCATAATTTTTATTATGCTTTGTTGGTAAGTCAGCTATGTCGGGTTTTGCAATTGCCATATATACCTAGTTTAAATGGAGGGAATTTACCAGCACGTTTAGCACGTAATCCAAAATTATGTGCCATGATCTTTAAAAATGCACATTATAATGTATCTCCTTCCTCATATTTACAAGATGCCTTTGCAAAGCAGGGTTATGACAATGTGGTTCATATTCCGAATAGTATTAAGCTAGAGGAGTATCCGGTATCAAAGCGCCGGTATGATACTATTCGTTTGTTATGGGTGCGTTCCTTTTCAAAAATTTACAATCCGCAATTGGCGGTAAACGTCTTGAAACGGCTAAAGCAAAAGGGCTATGATGCATCGCTCTGTATGGTAGGACCTGATAGTGACGGCAGTTTAGAGTCCGTAAAGTTGTTAGCCAAAGATTTGAATTTGGATGTCCGGTTTACAGGGAAACTGACTAAGATGGAATGGACGCAATTGGCCAAGGAGTACAATGTATTTATCAATACTACTAATTTTGACAATACTCCAGTGAGTGTGATTGAGGCCATGGCCTTAGGACTCCCTATTGTTAGTACTGATGTTGGCGGGATGCCTTATCTCATTAACCATGGTGTAAGTGGTTTGTTGGTGCCGCCAAACGATGTTTATGCTATGGTAGGAGCTATAGAACAGGTTTATGGGCATAGTACACTTCGAGAAGATTTGGTAAGAAATGCCCGGACTGTGGTGGCAGAATTTGACTGGGAAATGGTCAAACAACGGTGGAATGCCGTATTACAACCCTAA
- a CDS encoding sugar transferase has protein sequence MGGPTKDIHFEISERKVLLRLMDLGMVLLGLCVLEYGFGFKYLTIDQEHTVALVVLGLYIMVFGTVFEIYDLHKSSKLDTTFRNVVLTSSTVVLFYLLTPFFTPFLPEKRLQIVYFYIALIVGIFLWRLAYTAFIASPRFYKKVLLVGEISNMENIIKPLRDSDPNYHIIGFINCEAVADAPLKFKGLKEYHPEELISVIVEERVSEVLVASFNAETIMPEIYHDLMMLLERGFTIREYTQVYEEVTQRVPIQFIGKDFYKYFPFSRSNQNALYLFFHRTFDLVFSFLGLLVGSCFLPFILLGNAVANRGPLFYKQERVGKNGQPFHILKLRSMVVDAERHCGAKWAERNDTRITSFGRFLRRSRLDEIPQFFNVLKGDMSIIGPRPERPYFVNELSQVIPFYETRHVIRPGLTGWAQINYRYGATIDDSLTKLQYDLYYIKHRSFFLDFSIVLKTLSAIVYYRGQ, from the coding sequence ATGGGGGGGCCAACCAAGGATATACATTTTGAGATTTCAGAGCGTAAGGTATTGTTGCGCTTAATGGATTTAGGGATGGTCCTATTGGGACTTTGTGTGTTGGAATATGGTTTTGGTTTTAAGTATCTTACCATTGACCAAGAACATACCGTTGCCTTGGTAGTGTTAGGCTTGTATATCATGGTGTTTGGAACCGTTTTTGAAATATACGATTTGCATAAATCCAGCAAGTTGGATACTACCTTCCGAAATGTTGTATTGACCTCTTCCACAGTGGTGCTTTTTTATCTTTTGACTCCTTTCTTTACGCCATTTTTACCCGAAAAGCGTTTACAGATAGTCTATTTTTATATAGCCCTAATTGTGGGCATTTTTCTATGGCGGCTTGCGTATACGGCTTTTATAGCTTCTCCAAGGTTTTATAAGAAGGTTTTGTTGGTTGGAGAAATTTCCAATATGGAAAATATCATAAAGCCTTTGAGGGATTCCGATCCTAATTACCATATCATCGGTTTTATCAATTGTGAAGCGGTGGCAGATGCCCCTTTAAAGTTCAAGGGTTTAAAAGAATACCATCCCGAGGAGTTGATTTCTGTAATTGTAGAGGAACGTGTCTCTGAGGTATTGGTAGCTAGTTTTAATGCCGAGACCATTATGCCGGAAATTTATCATGATTTGATGATGCTTTTGGAGCGTGGTTTTACCATTAGAGAGTATACCCAAGTGTATGAAGAGGTAACCCAAAGGGTGCCCATTCAATTTATTGGTAAGGACTTCTATAAGTATTTTCCTTTTAGCCGTAGTAACCAAAATGCCTTGTACCTTTTTTTTCATAGAACTTTCGATTTGGTGTTTTCTTTTTTAGGGTTGTTGGTTGGATCTTGCTTTCTTCCATTTATTTTATTGGGTAATGCAGTGGCCAACAGGGGGCCTTTATTCTACAAACAAGAACGGGTTGGAAAAAATGGACAGCCCTTCCATATCCTTAAATTGCGAAGTATGGTTGTGGATGCCGAACGCCATTGTGGCGCCAAGTGGGCTGAGCGCAACGATACCCGTATCACCAGCTTTGGTCGTTTCTTAAGACGGTCTCGTTTAGATGAGATTCCTCAGTTTTTTAACGTATTAAAAGGGGATATGAGTATTATTGGTCCACGACCAGAACGTCCCTATTTTGTCAATGAACTTTCCCAGGTGATACCTTTTTATGAAACTAGGCATGTGATACGACCCGGACTTACCGGATGGGCGCAAATCAATTACCGGTATGGAGCGACTATTGATGATAGCTTAACGAAACTTCAGTATGACTTGTATTATATCAAACACCGTAGTTTCTTTTTGGATTTTAGTATTGTTCTTAAAACCTTAAGTGCCATTGTGTATTATAGGGGACAATAG
- the lnt gene encoding apolipoprotein N-acyltransferase codes for MQKPILAISSGLLLALSWPTYGMPLLLFVAFIPLLVLEHQLRHSASKGKRLKLMGYAYIGFVIWNFITTNWLRFADVFGASFAILVNSLLMTFVILLYHTIAKRSSQNKALLFLVTLWICFEKLHLGWEFSWPWLNLGNAFSEHPTWIQWYEYTGTFGGTLWVWLGNIIGFKAYLAFKEKGRIALKKPLIGLGVLLLSPITISLVRYHTFSHEGTQVEVMALQPNIDPYSEKYHTSNDSIAQMLLRLTDQTITDNTTLILAPETVFADNVRLKQFPNARFKSFMEGYIKRHPQVNFLTGISFIDVFGNPKKVRSETNQLRDDLWYDDYNSAIMLNASDSVQFYNKSKLVVGIENFPYQEILKPLIGDVMIDLGGTVAMKTTQKERSVFTTSDGTTKAAPIICYESVYGEFVTGYVRNGANLLAIITNDAWWGETQGHKQHLSYARLRAIETRRPVVRSANTGISAIINAKGDIMETLAYNTQGALTGTITTNETQTFYTKAGDFIARISLFVMIGLFLITMFRRPRI; via the coding sequence GTGCAAAAACCAATTCTAGCCATAAGCTCCGGACTATTGCTGGCCCTCTCATGGCCAACCTATGGTATGCCGTTGCTTCTATTTGTGGCTTTTATACCGCTTTTGGTTTTAGAACATCAGTTACGGCACTCCGCTTCAAAAGGAAAGCGCTTAAAACTTATGGGCTATGCCTATATAGGCTTTGTTATTTGGAATTTTATTACTACCAATTGGTTGCGTTTTGCGGATGTATTTGGAGCCAGTTTTGCCATTTTGGTCAACTCCTTATTAATGACTTTTGTCATCCTGCTCTACCACACAATTGCCAAGCGCAGTTCCCAAAACAAAGCACTATTGTTTTTGGTTACTTTATGGATCTGTTTTGAAAAACTGCATTTGGGTTGGGAATTCTCCTGGCCTTGGTTAAATCTAGGAAATGCCTTTTCCGAACATCCCACATGGATCCAATGGTATGAATATACAGGAACTTTTGGAGGCACCCTTTGGGTATGGCTAGGCAACATCATAGGCTTTAAAGCCTATTTAGCCTTTAAAGAAAAAGGGAGAATAGCTCTCAAAAAGCCTTTAATTGGTCTCGGAGTACTATTGCTTTCTCCCATCACAATATCCTTAGTACGCTACCATACGTTTTCACATGAAGGGACTCAGGTAGAGGTAATGGCACTCCAACCCAATATCGATCCCTACAGTGAAAAATACCATACATCAAATGACAGTATTGCCCAAATGCTTTTAAGGTTAACGGACCAAACCATTACCGACAACACAACCTTGATATTGGCACCTGAAACCGTTTTTGCAGATAATGTACGCCTAAAACAATTTCCCAATGCGCGTTTTAAATCCTTTATGGAAGGCTATATAAAAAGGCACCCTCAGGTCAATTTCTTAACAGGTATTTCCTTCATAGATGTGTTTGGCAATCCTAAAAAGGTCCGTTCAGAAACTAACCAACTCAGGGATGACCTTTGGTACGATGATTATAATTCGGCCATCATGCTCAATGCATCAGACAGTGTACAATTCTACAATAAATCAAAATTGGTAGTAGGTATTGAAAACTTTCCGTATCAGGAAATCCTAAAACCTTTAATCGGAGATGTCATGATTGATTTGGGAGGTACCGTAGCCATGAAAACCACTCAAAAGGAACGTTCGGTATTCACCACTTCAGATGGAACCACCAAAGCGGCCCCCATCATTTGCTACGAATCGGTCTATGGTGAATTTGTCACAGGCTATGTTCGAAATGGAGCCAACCTCTTGGCCATTATCACCAACGATGCCTGGTGGGGAGAAACACAAGGACATAAGCAGCATTTAAGCTATGCCCGACTTCGGGCCATCGAAACGCGACGTCCGGTGGTGCGCAGTGCCAATACAGGGATTTCGGCCATTATTAATGCGAAGGGAGATATTATGGAAACCTTGGCATATAATACACAAGGCGCACTCACTGGTACCATTACCACAAACGAAACACAAACCTTTTACACCAAAGCTGGCGATTTTATTGCACGTATCAGTTTGTTTGTGATGATTGGATTGTTTTTGATCACTATGTTCAGAAGACCTAGAATATAG
- a CDS encoding PorV/PorQ family protein: protein MLVSLGTLGQTARKYSNEFMNIGVDAAALGMSNAVVSLTSDVNSGYWNPAGLTAIEDNQLALMHSSYFANIANYNYMAFAMPLDTESALGISLIRFGVDDILDTTQLIDDQGNINYDRIKRFSTADYGLTFSYARNLKLQGFSYGINAKVIRRIIGDFASSWGFGLDAGLQFQTDNDWKFGIMARDITTTYNAWAIDEDKFNYISDAVEGQNQSLPETTEITIPKLQVGLSKKFIFHYDYSLVTALDLNVRFAENNDIISTSFASINPAFGFEFGYTNLVFLRGGLGNFQNETQFDDSQTTTFQPNFGVGFKYRGIQIDYAFTDIGDQSAALYSNVFSLKLDFSIFR from the coding sequence ATGTTGGTTTCCTTAGGAACCCTCGGGCAAACCGCTAGAAAATACTCTAATGAATTTATGAATATTGGAGTCGATGCTGCAGCGCTAGGAATGAGCAATGCCGTGGTATCCCTAACCTCCGATGTGAATTCTGGCTATTGGAATCCAGCAGGACTAACGGCTATAGAAGATAACCAATTGGCTTTGATGCACTCTAGTTATTTTGCCAATATTGCCAATTATAATTATATGGCCTTTGCCATGCCTTTGGACACCGAAAGTGCTTTGGGAATTTCATTGATCCGCTTTGGAGTGGATGATATTTTGGATACCACCCAACTTATAGATGATCAGGGCAACATTAATTATGATCGTATTAAACGCTTTTCAACGGCCGATTATGGTTTGACATTTTCCTATGCCAGAAACCTTAAACTTCAAGGCTTTAGTTATGGTATCAATGCTAAAGTCATAAGGCGTATCATTGGGGACTTTGCATCCTCTTGGGGCTTTGGTCTGGATGCCGGTTTACAATTTCAAACTGATAACGATTGGAAGTTTGGGATTATGGCGCGAGATATTACAACCACCTATAACGCTTGGGCTATCGATGAGGATAAGTTTAATTATATTAGCGATGCCGTTGAAGGCCAAAACCAAAGCCTTCCTGAAACTACCGAAATTACCATACCAAAACTACAAGTTGGACTTTCCAAAAAGTTTATTTTCCATTATGATTATTCCTTGGTAACGGCTTTGGATTTAAACGTACGTTTTGCCGAAAACAATGATATCATATCCACTTCCTTTGCAAGCATCAATCCTGCCTTTGGCTTTGAATTTGGCTATACCAATTTGGTGTTCTTAAGAGGGGGACTAGGTAATTTTCAAAATGAAACTCAGTTTGACGATTCTCAAACCACGACCTTTCAACCCAATTTTGGGGTAGGATTTAAATACCGTGGTATTCAAATAGATTATGCCTTTACAGATATAGGCGACCAAAGTGCCGCCCTATACTCCAATGTCTTTTCTCTAAAACTCGATTTTAGTATCTTTAGATAG
- a CDS encoding phosphatidylcholine/phosphatidylserine synthase translates to MSIKRHIPNLFTLLNLFSGCIAVLFVVHGNFVAGAFCVFLGIFFDFFDGFLARKLGVPSELGLQLDSLADMVTSGLVPGLVMFKLLTMALATEPLKEWNAIADFNGGAFKPLALVGLLITLASAYRLAKFNIDTEQQTAFKGLPTPANALLVLSLPLILEYQSTTWLSQFILNPWFLILFTIFSCSMLNASIRLFALKTKDWSFQANKVRYGFLLVSLVLLLLLQFVAIPIVIALYILLSLFAKNA, encoded by the coding sequence ATGAGCATCAAGCGGCATATTCCCAATTTATTTACTTTATTAAATTTGTTTAGTGGCTGTATAGCCGTACTTTTTGTAGTGCATGGCAATTTTGTGGCAGGAGCCTTTTGTGTGTTTTTGGGGATTTTCTTCGATTTTTTTGATGGATTCCTCGCCCGAAAACTAGGGGTGCCCAGTGAATTGGGGCTTCAGTTAGATTCCTTGGCCGATATGGTAACCAGCGGATTGGTTCCAGGGCTAGTGATGTTTAAATTATTGACCATGGCCTTAGCAACAGAACCCTTAAAAGAGTGGAATGCCATAGCCGATTTTAATGGTGGGGCTTTTAAGCCTTTAGCTTTGGTTGGGCTATTGATAACATTGGCGTCGGCTTACAGGTTGGCAAAATTCAATATTGATACCGAACAACAAACCGCTTTTAAAGGTTTACCAACCCCAGCCAATGCTTTGCTAGTGTTGTCTTTGCCTTTGATATTGGAATATCAAAGCACCACTTGGCTTAGTCAATTTATACTAAATCCATGGTTTTTAATCCTATTTACCATTTTTAGCTGTTCTATGCTCAATGCCAGTATTAGATTGTTTGCCCTGAAAACCAAAGATTGGAGCTTTCAAGCCAACAAGGTGCGCTATGGATTTTTGTTGGTAAGCTTGGTATTATTGCTATTGCTTCAGTTTGTGGCAATTCCTATTGTAATTGCTCTTTATATCCTATTATCGTTGTTCGCTAAAAACGCTTAA